One Porphyromonas pogonae genomic region harbors:
- a CDS encoding polyprenyl synthetase family protein: MYTYQELLTLVEEGVENISFNTSGPNKLYEPIKYSLANGGKRLRPMLCCIAAQAFGGKEAVKQVMNTALALEVFHNFTLLHDDLMDNSPIRRGKPTVYKKWGGNVAILSGDAMLTQAYVLLAGTSRKELIAQTLDLFNKMSLEIYEGQQYDMEFEDRDDVTEQEYLRMIRLKTAVLLATALKIGAIYGGASLMEADLLYDFGISLGLAFQLQDDFLDVYGDEKVFGKPIGGDISNNKKTMLLIKTMNKADEMQRKELNNLLSLGMADKERKYKSVVALYEALGVDKDVSKLINDYGQDADRILQNLSCEPSHLIPLHDLVKKLSARSV; encoded by the coding sequence ATGTATACTTATCAGGAACTTTTGACTCTTGTAGAAGAGGGTGTGGAAAACATATCTTTTAATACCTCGGGACCTAATAAACTTTATGAACCTATAAAATACAGCCTGGCAAACGGAGGTAAGAGATTAAGGCCTATGCTGTGCTGTATAGCCGCTCAGGCATTCGGCGGTAAAGAAGCTGTGAAGCAGGTGATGAACACGGCTTTGGCGCTTGAGGTGTTTCACAACTTTACCCTGCTCCATGATGATCTTATGGACAACTCTCCTATACGACGCGGTAAGCCCACGGTATATAAGAAATGGGGCGGTAATGTAGCCATCCTTTCGGGCGATGCTATGCTTACACAAGCCTATGTATTGCTTGCCGGTACCTCACGGAAAGAGCTTATCGCGCAGACCCTGGATCTGTTCAATAAGATGTCTTTGGAGATATATGAGGGGCAGCAGTATGATATGGAGTTTGAAGACAGAGATGATGTCACGGAGCAGGAGTATCTGCGCATGATTAGACTAAAGACCGCCGTGCTTCTTGCTACTGCCTTGAAAATAGGTGCTATTTACGGTGGGGCTTCGCTTATGGAGGCAGACTTACTTTATGATTTTGGTATAAGTCTCGGATTAGCTTTCCAGCTTCAAGATGATTTTTTGGATGTTTATGGCGATGAGAAGGTTTTTGGAAAACCCATTGGCGGAGACATCTCCAATAACAAGAAGACCATGCTTCTCATCAAGACTATGAATAAGGCTGATGAAATGCAACGCAAAGAACTCAATAATCTCTTGTCTTTGGGTATGGCTGACAAAGAGCGTAAATACAAATCCGTAGTAGCTTTATATGAGGCCTTGGGTGTGGACAAAGATGTGTCTAAGCTGATTAATGATTACGGGCAAGATGCTGATCGTATTCTTCAGAATCTCTCATGTGAACCATCGCATCTTATACCCCTGCATGATTTGGTGAAAAAACTGTCTGCAAGGTCGGTATAA
- a CDS encoding TatD family hydrolase, producing the protein MIDSHTHIYEPEFDDDRADVIIRARQAGVSHLILPNIDVESLPRILSLHSQYPHYTSLALGLHPTSVKSDYESKLQEIKNALMQTHVVAIGEIGIDLYWDKTFISQQKDALVTQLRWAQDMDLPVILHVRDAFKEVFECIDEVGSDKLRGVFHSFTGDEDALKTIIGLPTFMIGINGVVTFKNSHLKNIIHTISLDRLLIETDAPYLSPVPKRGKRNEPAFLIYTLEFISNLYGKAVNDIKNITTANAVRLFSLKCEHISPKN; encoded by the coding sequence ATGATAGACTCTCATACCCATATTTACGAGCCGGAATTTGATGATGATAGAGCTGATGTAATCATTCGTGCTCGTCAGGCAGGTGTGTCGCATCTGATCTTACCTAATATTGATGTCGAAAGCCTTCCGCGTATATTATCTTTACACAGCCAATATCCTCATTATACATCTTTGGCTTTGGGACTACATCCTACATCGGTGAAGTCTGACTATGAGAGTAAACTGCAAGAGATAAAAAACGCATTGATGCAAACCCATGTTGTGGCTATCGGTGAGATCGGTATTGATTTATATTGGGATAAGACCTTTATTAGCCAGCAGAAAGATGCTCTTGTGACTCAGCTACGATGGGCACAAGATATGGATTTGCCGGTAATATTACATGTTAGAGATGCCTTTAAAGAGGTGTTTGAGTGCATTGATGAAGTTGGCTCGGACAAACTCAGAGGTGTATTCCATAGTTTTACGGGCGATGAGGATGCGTTGAAAACAATCATTGGATTACCTACCTTTATGATTGGTATCAATGGTGTAGTTACATTTAAGAATTCACATCTGAAGAATATTATTCACACCATCTCATTGGATAGGCTTCTGATAGAAACTGATGCACCTTATCTTTCGCCTGTACCCAAAAGAGGCAAACGCAACGAACCCGCTTTCCTTATATATACCTTGGAATTTATCTCCAATTTATATGGAAAGGCAGTAAATGATATAAAAAATATAACTACCGCTAACGCCGTGCGACTTTTTTCTCTTAAATGTGAACATATTTCACCTAAAAATTAA
- a CDS encoding energy transducer TonB, with amino-acid sequence MEIKKSPQANLENQKGLSFLLGLVVALAIVFVSLEARTSDAADKIDKKALDISDIDDALVIQDQKQEEPEPEPEPQQKVEVTLPDEFKVMDNSVKVEKVALVSTDERDKLPPPAPVMAPKKTEENLEQIFEIVEENPEFVGGTAKMYKWMKDNLNYPEIAQENNVQGKVIVRFVVERDGSISNVEVARGVDPQLDKEAMRMVKAMPKWKPGMQQGKAVRARFTLPVVFKLNS; translated from the coding sequence ATGGAAATTAAAAAATCACCTCAAGCAAATCTTGAAAATCAAAAAGGTTTGTCCTTCCTACTAGGATTGGTGGTAGCTTTGGCGATTGTTTTTGTTTCGTTAGAAGCACGCACCAGCGATGCCGCGGATAAGATCGATAAAAAGGCATTGGATATTTCAGATATTGATGATGCGTTGGTGATTCAGGATCAAAAACAAGAAGAGCCTGAGCCCGAACCAGAGCCTCAACAAAAAGTGGAGGTTACACTTCCTGATGAATTTAAAGTTATGGACAACAGTGTCAAAGTAGAGAAAGTAGCGTTGGTTTCAACTGATGAACGTGATAAGTTGCCCCCTCCTGCACCTGTAATGGCTCCTAAGAAAACAGAAGAAAACTTGGAGCAGATCTTTGAGATTGTAGAGGAGAACCCTGAATTTGTCGGTGGTACTGCAAAGATGTACAAGTGGATGAAAGACAACTTGAATTACCCTGAAATCGCACAGGAGAATAATGTGCAGGGTAAAGTAATTGTACGTTTTGTTGTCGAAAGAGATGGTTCTATCTCCAATGTTGAGGTAGCAAGAGGTGTTGACCCTCAGCTTGACAAAGAAGCTATGAGAATGGTGAAAGCCATGCCTAAGTGGAAACCGGGTATGCAGCAAGGTAAAGCCGTTCGTGCTCGTTTCACTCTGCCTGTAGTATTCAAACTAAACTCATAA
- a CDS encoding MotA/TolQ/ExbB proton channel family protein has protein sequence MKKLFATIACMALLSVGFNNVAIAQDSVPAATTTAVTDSAATPTTEEATAETATPEAVVPEAAENQSFHQALKTKFIEGGADFMGLVAITLIIGLAICLERIIYLNLADINNEKLLKDLEAALDRGDVEGAKDIARNTRGPVASIAYQGLMRIDQGIDVVEKSVVSYGGVQAGLLEKNLSWITLFIAMAPSLGFLGTVVGMVMAFDKIEKVGDISPTVVAGGMKVALITTIGGLIVALILQVFYNYILSKVEAILNRMEDASITLLDMVIKYNLKYKRI, from the coding sequence ATGAAAAAGTTATTTGCAACTATTGCGTGCATGGCTCTTCTGTCCGTAGGATTTAACAACGTGGCAATAGCCCAGGACTCTGTTCCTGCTGCAACAACTACCGCTGTTACAGACTCTGCAGCAACTCCAACTACTGAAGAAGCAACTGCTGAAACTGCAACTCCTGAAGCTGTTGTTCCCGAGGCTGCCGAGAACCAATCATTCCATCAAGCGTTGAAGACTAAATTTATTGAGGGTGGTGCAGACTTTATGGGTCTTGTAGCTATTACTTTGATCATTGGTCTTGCTATCTGTCTTGAGCGTATCATCTATTTGAACCTCGCAGATATCAACAACGAAAAACTCCTTAAAGATCTTGAGGCTGCTCTTGATCGTGGTGACGTAGAAGGTGCAAAAGACATCGCTCGTAACACTCGCGGTCCTGTTGCTTCTATCGCTTACCAAGGTTTGATGAGAATCGATCAAGGTATCGACGTTGTAGAAAAATCTGTAGTATCTTACGGAGGCGTTCAAGCCGGCCTTTTGGAAAAGAACCTTTCATGGATCACTCTTTTCATCGCAATGGCTCCTTCTTTAGGATTCTTGGGTACTGTAGTAGGTATGGTTATGGCATTCGACAAAATCGAAAAAGTAGGTGATATCAGCCCCACGGTTGTTGCCGGTGGTATGAAAGTGGCTTTGATCACCACTATAGGTGGTTTGATCGTTGCTCTTATCCTTCAGGTATTCTATAACTATATCCTTTCTAAGGTTGAAGCTATCTTGAACCGTATGGAAGATGCTTCTATCACTCTTCTTGATATGGTTATCA